In Sphingomonas sp., a single window of DNA contains:
- a CDS encoding RcnB family protein, which translates to MKRMLLAAIAAATALVPAAAIAQERGEHRGNGGWMRPDNFRPQGGQGGQGWQRQQGTPQAQPQAQPQDRGNWQRPQGQPQDRGNWQRPQGNPGWQRPQGAPQAMDRGEWRRPDGQPRPAFQQPQGTQNPAQPQRDWRGGQRPDWQNRGDVRNPQAWQDRRWDDRSRGQWNGARDWDRRDGNRGWNDRRDWDRGGRWRGDRGVWNNGWRNDNRYDWRGYRDYNRSLYRLPRYYPPARWSYGYRRFSVGYRLDSFLFAQQYWISDPYAYRLPEVWGPYRWVRYYDDALLVDVDSGQVVDVIYGIFW; encoded by the coding sequence ATGAAGAGGATGCTGTTGGCGGCGATCGCAGCCGCGACTGCGCTGGTTCCCGCCGCTGCCATCGCGCAGGAGCGCGGCGAGCATCGCGGCAATGGCGGCTGGATGCGCCCCGACAATTTCCGTCCGCAGGGCGGCCAGGGTGGCCAGGGCTGGCAGCGCCAGCAGGGGACGCCGCAGGCACAGCCCCAGGCGCAGCCGCAGGATCGCGGCAATTGGCAGCGCCCGCAAGGTCAGCCCCAGGATCGCGGCAATTGGCAGCGTCCGCAGGGCAACCCCGGCTGGCAACGCCCGCAAGGTGCGCCCCAGGCGATGGATCGCGGCGAGTGGCGCCGGCCCGACGGGCAACCCCGCCCCGCCTTCCAGCAGCCGCAGGGCACGCAAAATCCGGCCCAGCCGCAGCGCGACTGGCGCGGCGGGCAGCGTCCGGATTGGCAGAACCGCGGCGACGTCCGCAATCCGCAAGCCTGGCAGGACCGCCGCTGGGACGATCGCTCGCGCGGGCAGTGGAACGGCGCCCGCGACTGGGACCGCCGCGACGGCAATCGCGGCTGGAACGACCGCCGCGACTGGGATCGCGGCGGTCGCTGGCGTGGCGATCGCGGCGTGTGGAACAATGGCTGGCGCAACGACAATCGCTACGATTGGCGTGGCTATCGCGACTATAACCGCAGTCTCTACCGCCTGCCGCGCTATTATCCGCCGGCGCGCTGGAGCTATGGATATCGTCGCTTCTCGGTCGGCTACCGGCTCGACAGCTTCCTGTTCGCGCAGCAATATTGGATCAGCGATCCTTACGCCTATCGCCTGCCGGAGGTCTGGGGACCGTATCGCTGGGTCCGCTATTATGACGACGCGCTGCTGGTGGACGTCGATAGCGGCCAAGTGGTCGACGTGATCTACGGCATCTTCTGGTGA
- a CDS encoding 2Fe-2S iron-sulfur cluster-binding protein: MTRFTVNNQPVQYDMDPQTPLLWALRDASNLTGTKYGCGTGDCGACTVDIDGAARLACRETIGAIEGTFVTTIEGLSPDRGHPVQQAFLAANLVQCGYCIPGMVMAASVLIRTNRNPSEEDIRQGIPNICRCGIYPRLVAAIQDAARIARGDPADDA, encoded by the coding sequence ATGACTCGGTTCACCGTCAACAACCAGCCGGTCCAGTACGATATGGATCCGCAGACGCCCCTGCTCTGGGCCTTGCGCGACGCCTCCAACCTCACCGGCACCAAATATGGCTGCGGCACCGGCGATTGCGGCGCCTGCACCGTCGATATCGACGGCGCCGCCCGGCTCGCCTGCCGCGAGACGATCGGCGCGATCGAAGGCACGTTCGTCACCACGATCGAGGGTCTATCGCCCGATCGCGGCCATCCGGTGCAGCAGGCCTTTCTCGCCGCCAACCTCGTCCAGTGCGGCTATTGCATCCCCGGCATGGTGATGGCGGCATCGGTGTTGATCCGCACCAATCGCAACCCGTCGGAGGAAGACATCCGCCAGGGCATCCCCAATATCTGCCGCTGCGGCATCTATCCGCGGCTGGTGGCGGCGATCCAGGATGCGGCGCGCATCGCCCGCGGCGACCCGGCCGACGACGCCTGA
- a CDS encoding class III extradiol ring-cleavage dioxygenase: protein MTLPALFIPHGGGPCFFMDPAGGPPDPMWRPMQAYLAGLIESLPERPRAILLVSGHWEERDVTVHVGNGQPLLFDYHGFPEHTYHLHWDAPGAPEVALRAKVLLEGAGFPTGVERERGWDHGVFIPMKVAVPDADIPLVQLSLRADLDPAAHVAIGKALAPLREEGVLIVGSGMSFHNLRVRGPQATPYADAWDAALVDAVTDPAPARREARIIAWRDLPYAEFAHPREEHLLPLMVALGAGGESPAVCDYRDHVLGWAVSGFRFG, encoded by the coding sequence ATGACCTTACCCGCACTCTTCATCCCGCATGGCGGCGGCCCCTGCTTCTTCATGGACCCTGCCGGCGGGCCGCCCGATCCGATGTGGCGCCCGATGCAGGCCTATCTCGCCGGGCTGATCGAAAGCCTGCCCGAGCGGCCGCGTGCGATCCTGCTCGTCTCCGGGCATTGGGAGGAGCGCGACGTTACCGTGCATGTCGGCAACGGCCAGCCGTTGCTGTTCGACTATCACGGCTTCCCCGAGCACACCTACCACCTGCACTGGGATGCCCCCGGCGCGCCGGAGGTGGCGCTGCGGGCCAAGGTGCTGCTCGAAGGCGCCGGCTTCCCCACCGGGGTCGAGCGCGAGCGCGGCTGGGACCACGGCGTGTTCATTCCGATGAAGGTCGCGGTACCGGATGCCGACATCCCGCTCGTGCAACTGTCGCTGCGGGCGGACCTCGACCCTGCCGCGCATGTCGCGATCGGCAAGGCACTGGCGCCATTGCGCGAGGAGGGCGTGCTGATCGTCGGCTCGGGCATGAGCTTCCACAATCTGCGCGTCCGCGGCCCCCAGGCGACGCCCTATGCCGATGCCTGGGACGCCGCGCTGGTCGACGCCGTCACCGATCCCGCTCCTGCGCGCCGCGAGGCCCGGATCATCGCCTGGCGCGACCTGCCCTATGCGGAGTTCGCCCATCCGCGCGAGGAGCACCTGCTGCCGCTGATGGTCGCGCTCGGCGCTGGTGGCGAGAGTCCCGCCGTCTGCGACTATCGGGACCATGTGCTCGGCTGGGCGGTGAGCGGCTTCCGCTTCGGATGA
- a CDS encoding class II aldolase/adducin family protein, translated as MATALAPSPQVSDAEWEARQQLAACYRVFDMLGWSEMIYNHITVKLPDQEGAFLINPFGLHFSEVKASNLVKIDIDGNKLDDSPYPVNRAGFVQHALFHRHLPDAHCIMHSHTTAGMAVASLEGGLRPTNFYACNFIGQIAYHDFEGVTVRDEEGERLLAHLGDKRVMLLRNHGILAMGRTLPEAFVKHWALQRACEIQVATMSMGRPIEISPEVVAVHQRDVHMAQVPGGPGAADFAAMVRLVDRTDRSWRD; from the coding sequence ATGGCAACCGCGCTCGCCCCCAGTCCGCAGGTCAGCGACGCCGAGTGGGAGGCGCGCCAGCAGCTCGCCGCCTGCTACCGCGTGTTCGACATGCTCGGCTGGTCCGAGATGATCTACAATCACATCACGGTGAAGCTGCCCGACCAGGAAGGCGCGTTCCTGATCAACCCGTTCGGGCTGCATTTCAGCGAGGTGAAGGCCTCGAATCTCGTTAAGATCGACATCGACGGCAACAAGCTGGACGACTCGCCCTATCCGGTGAACCGTGCCGGCTTCGTGCAGCATGCGCTGTTCCACCGGCATCTGCCGGATGCGCACTGCATCATGCACAGCCACACCACCGCGGGGATGGCGGTCGCGTCGCTCGAAGGCGGGCTGCGTCCGACCAATTTCTACGCGTGCAACTTCATCGGCCAGATCGCCTACCATGATTTCGAAGGCGTCACCGTCCGCGACGAGGAAGGCGAGCGGCTGCTTGCGCATCTCGGCGACAAGCGGGTGATGCTGCTGCGCAACCACGGCATCCTCGCCATGGGACGCACGCTGCCCGAGGCGTTCGTCAAGCACTGGGCGCTCCAGCGCGCCTGCGAGATCCAGGTCGCGACTATGAGCATGGGCAGGCCGATCGAGATTTCGCCCGAGGTTGTCGCCGTCCACCAGCGCGACGTGCACATGGCGCAGGTGCCCGGCGGCCCGGGTGCAGCGGACTTCGCGGCGATGGTGCGGCTGGTCGACCGCACCGACCGCAGCTGGCGGGACTAA
- a CDS encoding short-chain fatty acyl-CoA regulator family protein produces the protein MASQLLPLPRRRLFEGFRLRELRRRLNIPQAGMAQRLGISVSYLSQIENNDRPITDGVLLALAREFPVEAAEINGEGGTAALLRAIDAATDSSVAADRIDEADVRRGIEQQPLLARRMVALHDAYRRSQEQLRVLDDRFDTGSGDAAPLPWEEVRDWFQAEGNYIDAIDRSAELLADALALDDDNVVRAFEDRLRLWHGVRVIGAQGDGSELSRFDESARTLALNHALPPESRAFLLAHRLVRYEFANEMRLVIDRAGLASPAARELLSVGLANYAAGALLMPYGRFRAAAYEVRHDIDRLRQRFGVSFEQACHRLSTLQRPGAQGLPVFFCRVDMAGNITKRHSATRLQFAALGGACPLWIVHEAVAIPDRILVQLAEMPDGTRYVSMAKGLVKPSGSFTRPPRRYAVALGCEEGHAADFVYADALRTGGAATPIGASCRICPRLDCDQRAFPPAGSVIEIDPDRRRAVPYGFR, from the coding sequence ATGGCCAGCCAGCTCTTGCCCCTGCCCCGCCGCCGCCTGTTCGAAGGGTTTCGCCTGCGCGAGCTGCGTCGTCGCCTGAACATCCCCCAGGCCGGGATGGCGCAGCGGCTGGGAATCTCCGTCTCCTACCTCTCGCAGATTGAAAACAACGACCGGCCGATCACCGACGGCGTACTGCTGGCGCTCGCCCGCGAATTCCCGGTGGAGGCCGCCGAGATCAACGGCGAGGGCGGCACCGCGGCGCTACTCCGCGCGATCGACGCGGCGACCGACAGCAGCGTGGCCGCCGACCGGATCGACGAGGCCGATGTGCGTCGCGGCATCGAACAACAGCCGCTGCTCGCCCGCCGGATGGTCGCGCTGCACGACGCCTATCGCCGCAGCCAGGAGCAGCTGCGCGTGCTCGACGACCGGTTCGACACCGGCTCGGGCGACGCCGCCCCACTGCCCTGGGAAGAGGTGCGCGACTGGTTCCAGGCCGAGGGCAATTACATCGACGCGATCGACCGGTCGGCGGAGCTGTTGGCCGATGCACTCGCGCTCGATGACGACAATGTGGTGCGCGCCTTCGAGGATCGGCTGCGGCTGTGGCACGGCGTTCGCGTGATCGGCGCGCAGGGCGACGGCAGCGAGCTCAGCCGGTTCGACGAGAGCGCGCGGACGCTGGCGCTAAACCATGCCCTGCCCCCGGAAAGCCGCGCCTTTCTGCTCGCGCACCGGCTGGTCCGCTACGAGTTCGCCAACGAGATGCGGCTGGTGATCGATCGCGCCGGGCTCGCCTCGCCGGCCGCGCGCGAACTGCTGAGCGTCGGCCTCGCCAACTATGCCGCGGGGGCGCTGCTGATGCCCTATGGCCGCTTCCGCGCCGCCGCCTATGAAGTCCGCCACGACATCGATCGCCTCCGCCAGCGCTTCGGGGTGAGCTTCGAGCAGGCGTGCCATCGGCTCTCGACGCTGCAGCGTCCCGGTGCGCAGGGGCTGCCGGTGTTCTTCTGCCGGGTCGACATGGCGGGCAACATCACCAAGCGGCACTCGGCCACCCGGCTGCAGTTCGCCGCGCTGGGCGGCGCCTGCCCCTTGTGGATCGTCCATGAGGCGGTGGCGATCCCAGACCGCATCCTGGTCCAGCTCGCCGAGATGCCGGACGGCACCCGTTACGTCTCGATGGCCAAGGGGCTGGTGAAACCCTCGGGCAGCTTCACCCGACCGCCGCGCCGCTATGCCGTGGCGCTGGGCTGCGAGGAGGGGCATGCCGCCGACTTCGTCTATGCCGATGCGCTGCGCACCGGCGGCGCCGCGACGCCGATCGGCGCCTCGTGCCGCATCTGCCCTCGGCTCGACTGCGACCAGCGCGCCTTCCCGCCCGCCGGATCGGTGATCGAGATCGATCCCGATCGCCGCCGCGCGGTGCCCTACGGCTTCCGCTGA
- a CDS encoding acyl-CoA carboxylase subunit beta: MSSTIEELERRRAAARVGGGQKRIDAQHAKGKLTARERLDVLLDQGSFEELDMYVEHNCTDFGMQDQVVPGDGVVTGSGTINGRLVFVFSQDFTVFGGSLSERHAQKICKIMDMAMKVGAPVIGLNDSGGARIQEGVASLGGYAEVFQRNVLASGVVPQLSLIMGPCAGGAVYSPAMTDFIFMVKDSSYMFVTGPDVVKTVTNEIVTQEELGGAVTHTTKSGVADVAFENDIEALLAARDFVDFLPASNREAPPERPCDDPWDRIDESLDTIIPPSANQPYDMHELIRKTLDEGEFFELQPAHAGNILIGFGRIEGRTVGVVANQPMVLAGCLDINASKKAARFVRFCDAFEIPIVTFVDVPGFLPGVGQEHSGIIKHGAKLLFAYAEATVPKITVITRKAYGGAYDVMASKHLRGDLNYAWPTAEIAVMGAKGAVEIIFRGRTPEEIAERTAEYEARFANPFVAASKGFVDEVILPHSTRRRIALGLRKLRNKQLENPWKKHDNIPL, from the coding sequence ATGTCGTCGACGATCGAAGAATTGGAACGCCGTCGTGCCGCTGCCCGTGTGGGCGGCGGCCAGAAGCGGATCGACGCACAGCATGCCAAGGGAAAGCTGACCGCCCGCGAGCGGCTCGACGTGCTGCTCGACCAGGGCAGCTTCGAGGAGCTCGACATGTATGTCGAGCATAACTGCACCGATTTCGGGATGCAGGACCAGGTCGTTCCCGGCGACGGCGTGGTCACCGGCTCGGGCACGATCAACGGCCGCCTGGTCTTCGTGTTCAGCCAGGATTTCACCGTGTTCGGCGGTTCGCTCTCCGAGCGGCACGCGCAAAAGATCTGCAAGATCATGGACATGGCGATGAAGGTCGGCGCGCCCGTGATCGGCCTCAACGACAGCGGCGGCGCGCGGATCCAGGAGGGCGTCGCCTCGCTCGGCGGCTATGCCGAGGTGTTCCAGCGCAATGTGCTGGCCTCGGGCGTGGTGCCGCAACTCAGCCTGATCATGGGGCCCTGCGCCGGCGGCGCGGTCTATAGCCCCGCAATGACGGACTTCATCTTCATGGTGAAGGATTCGTCCTACATGTTCGTCACCGGCCCGGATGTAGTGAAGACCGTTACCAACGAGATCGTCACGCAGGAGGAACTGGGTGGAGCGGTGACGCATACCACGAAGTCGGGGGTCGCTGACGTGGCCTTCGAGAATGATATCGAGGCGCTACTCGCGGCCCGCGACTTCGTGGACTTCCTTCCGGCCTCGAACCGCGAGGCGCCGCCCGAGCGGCCCTGCGACGATCCCTGGGATCGGATCGACGAGAGCCTCGACACGATCATCCCGCCCAGTGCCAACCAGCCCTACGACATGCACGAGCTGATCCGGAAGACGCTGGACGAAGGCGAGTTCTTCGAGCTGCAGCCCGCCCATGCCGGCAATATCCTGATCGGTTTCGGCCGGATCGAGGGGCGCACGGTGGGCGTGGTTGCGAACCAACCGATGGTGCTGGCCGGATGCCTCGACATCAACGCGTCGAAGAAGGCCGCCCGCTTCGTGCGCTTCTGCGATGCGTTCGAGATCCCGATCGTCACCTTCGTCGACGTGCCGGGCTTCCTGCCGGGGGTCGGTCAGGAGCATTCGGGCATCATCAAGCACGGCGCCAAGCTGCTGTTCGCCTATGCCGAGGCGACGGTGCCCAAGATCACGGTGATCACCCGCAAGGCCTATGGCGGCGCCTATGACGTGATGGCGTCGAAGCATCTGCGCGGCGACCTCAACTATGCCTGGCCGACCGCCGAGATTGCGGTGATGGGTGCCAAGGGCGCGGTGGAGATCATCTTCCGGGGCAGAACGCCCGAGGAGATCGCCGAACGCACCGCCGAATATGAAGCGCGATTCGCCAACCCGTTCGTGGCGGCGAGCAAGGGCTTTGTCGACGAGGTTATCCTGCCGCACTCGACGCGGCGGCGGATCGCGCTGGGCTTGCGCAAGCTGCGGAACAAGCAGCTCGAAAACCCGTGGAAGAAGCACGACAACATCCCGCTGTGA
- the mce gene encoding methylmalonyl-CoA epimerase has protein sequence MKLGRLNHVGVATPSIEASIAFYRDVMGAEVVRKPFDLPAQGVKVCFVDTPNSQIELIEPLGEASPIHGFLAKNPAGGQHHLCYEVSDIHEAKAWFEAKGCKVLGEPRIGAHGTPIFFVHPKDMGGILTEIMESPRDAH, from the coding sequence ATGAAGCTCGGCCGTCTCAACCATGTCGGCGTTGCGACGCCGTCGATCGAAGCCTCGATCGCTTTCTACCGCGACGTGATGGGCGCGGAGGTGGTCCGCAAGCCCTTCGACCTGCCCGCGCAGGGGGTGAAGGTGTGCTTCGTCGACACGCCCAACAGCCAGATCGAGCTGATCGAGCCGCTGGGCGAGGCCTCACCGATTCATGGCTTTCTCGCCAAAAACCCGGCGGGCGGGCAGCATCATCTCTGCTACGAGGTGTCCGATATTCACGAAGCCAAGGCCTGGTTCGAGGCCAAGGGCTGCAAGGTGCTCGGCGAGCCGCGCATCGGGGCGCATGGCACGCCGATCTTCTTCGTCCATCCGAAGGACATGGGCGGCATCCTTACCGAGATCATGGAGAGCCCGCGTGATGCGCATTGA
- the scpA gene encoding methylmalonyl-CoA mutase: MSDKPTLDQWSAAASKEVKGKDLTWETPEGIPVKPLYTQEDVVGVDPGLPGFAPFTRGVRASMYAGRPWTIRQYAGFSTAEESNAFYRRNLAAGQKGLSVAFDLATHRGYDSDHPRVVGDVGKAGVAIDSVEDMKILFDGIPLDQMSVSMTMNGAVIPVLAFFIVAGEEQGVPQEKLEGTIQNDILKEFMVRNTYIYPPEPSMRIISDIFAYTSAKMPKFNSISISGYHMQEAGASQVQELAFTIADGMEYVKYGVASGLDIDKFAGRLSFFFAIGMNFFMEVAKLRAARVLWHRVMTQLGAQDERSKMLRTHCQTSGVSLTEQDPYNNVIRTTIEAMAAMLGGTQSLHTNALDEAIALPTDFSARIARNTQIVLQEETGMTKVVDPLGGSYYVESLTQSLVDKAWEIIERVEAEGGMAKAVAAGWPKAMIEEAAAARQARVDRGEDVIVGVNKYRLASEDLLETLEVDNAAVREGQIARIQRVKAARDQAACQAALDALRDGARGGGNLLELAVVAARARATLGEISAAMEDVFARYATQPTPVKGVYGAPYAEDARWAEVVRGVEAVERRLGRKPRLLVAKMGQDGHDRGANVIASAFSDLGFEVVSGPLFQTPEETVVLALESNVDVVGASSLAAGHKTLIPELIRGLRGAGRNDIKVIAGGVIPPQDYETLRAAGVQGIYGPGSNVVECAADVLRLLGHNMPPLDAAVA, encoded by the coding sequence GTGAGCGACAAACCCACGCTCGACCAATGGTCCGCCGCCGCTTCCAAGGAAGTGAAGGGCAAGGACCTTACTTGGGAAACGCCGGAAGGTATTCCGGTCAAGCCCCTGTATACGCAAGAGGATGTAGTGGGTGTCGATCCCGGGCTGCCCGGGTTCGCGCCCTTCACCCGCGGTGTGCGCGCCTCGATGTACGCCGGCCGCCCCTGGACCATCCGCCAGTACGCCGGCTTTTCCACCGCCGAGGAGTCCAACGCCTTCTACCGCCGCAACCTCGCCGCGGGACAGAAGGGCCTGTCGGTCGCCTTCGATCTCGCGACGCATCGTGGCTATGACAGCGATCACCCGCGCGTGGTCGGCGACGTCGGCAAGGCCGGCGTGGCGATCGACAGCGTCGAGGACATGAAGATCCTGTTCGACGGCATCCCGCTCGACCAAATGTCGGTCTCGATGACGATGAACGGCGCGGTGATCCCGGTGCTCGCCTTCTTCATCGTCGCGGGCGAGGAGCAGGGGGTTCCGCAGGAGAAGCTGGAAGGCACGATCCAGAACGACATCCTCAAGGAGTTCATGGTTCGGAACACCTACATATACCCACCGGAACCGAGCATGCGGATCATCTCAGACATTTTCGCCTATACCAGTGCGAAGATGCCGAAATTCAACAGCATTTCCATTTCCGGCTACCATATGCAGGAAGCCGGCGCGAGCCAGGTGCAGGAGCTGGCCTTTACCATCGCCGACGGCATGGAATATGTGAAATACGGCGTCGCTTCGGGCCTCGATATCGACAAGTTCGCCGGCCGGCTGAGCTTCTTCTTCGCAATCGGTATGAACTTCTTCATGGAAGTGGCCAAGCTGCGGGCTGCGCGGGTGTTGTGGCACCGGGTGATGACACAGCTCGGCGCGCAGGACGAGCGCTCGAAGATGCTGCGCACGCACTGCCAGACCTCGGGCGTGTCGCTCACCGAGCAGGACCCGTACAACAACGTCATCCGTACCACGATCGAGGCAATGGCGGCGATGCTCGGCGGCACCCAGAGCCTCCACACCAACGCGCTCGACGAGGCGATCGCGCTGCCGACCGACTTCTCCGCCCGCATCGCCCGCAACACCCAGATCGTGCTGCAGGAAGAGACGGGGATGACCAAGGTCGTCGATCCGCTGGGCGGCAGCTATTATGTCGAAAGCCTCACCCAGAGCCTGGTCGACAAGGCCTGGGAGATCATCGAGCGCGTCGAGGCCGAGGGCGGCATGGCCAAGGCAGTCGCTGCGGGCTGGCCCAAGGCGATGATCGAGGAAGCCGCCGCTGCCCGCCAGGCGCGGGTGGATCGGGGAGAGGACGTGATCGTCGGGGTCAACAAGTATCGGCTGGCCAGCGAGGATCTGCTCGAAACGCTCGAGGTGGACAATGCCGCAGTGCGCGAAGGCCAGATCGCGCGCATCCAGCGCGTCAAGGCGGCGCGCGACCAGGCCGCGTGCCAGGCGGCGCTTGACGCGCTGCGTGACGGCGCCAGGGGCGGCGGCAATCTGCTGGAGCTGGCCGTCGTGGCGGCACGTGCCCGCGCGACGCTCGGCGAGATCAGCGCGGCCATGGAAGACGTGTTCGCGCGCTACGCCACCCAGCCGACGCCGGTGAAGGGCGTCTATGGCGCGCCCTATGCGGAAGATGCACGCTGGGCCGAAGTGGTGCGCGGGGTCGAGGCGGTCGAGCGCCGGCTGGGCCGCAAGCCGCGGCTGCTCGTCGCCAAGATGGGCCAGGACGGGCATGATCGCGGCGCCAATGTCATCGCCTCGGCCTTTTCGGACCTTGGATTCGAGGTGGTCAGCGGGCCGCTGTTCCAGACGCCCGAGGAAACCGTGGTGCTGGCGCTCGAAAGCAATGTCGACGTCGTCGGCGCCTCCAGCCTCGCGGCAGGGCACAAGACGCTGATCCCCGAGCTGATCCGCGGACTGCGCGGGGCGGGTCGAAACGATATCAAGGTGATCGCCGGCGGCGTGATACCGCCGCAGGACTACGAGACGCTGCGCGCGGCGGGGGTGCAGGGCATCTATGGCCCGGGCTCGAACGTCGTCGAATGCGCCGCCGACGTGCTGCGCCTGCTCGGCCACAACATGCCACCGCTGGACGCCGCTGTCGCGTGA
- the bioB gene encoding biotin synthase BioB — MTLETSLARTDWTRDEIAALFDLPFTELVFRAAEVHRANHPANQVQRSTLLSIKTGGCPEDCGYCSQSVSADTGLKATKLMDPRAVLQAAAQAKDHGSTRFCMGAAWRNPKDRDMGAIVEMVKGVRAMGMETCMTLGMLTDAQAKTLADAGLDYYNHNIDTSPERYGEVITTRSFEERLETLEHVREAGINVCCGGIVGMGETRGDRVGFIHALATLPVHPGSVPVNALVPVKGTVLGDMLADTPLAKIDDIEFVRTVAVARITMPRSMVRLSAGRESMSDATQALCFLAGANSIFTGDKLLTAGNAGDDKDAALFARLGITPMAAECKVEREAAE, encoded by the coding sequence TTGACCCTCGAAACCTCCCTTGCCCGCACCGACTGGACCCGCGACGAGATCGCCGCGCTGTTCGACCTGCCGTTCACCGAGCTCGTGTTCCGCGCCGCCGAAGTGCATCGCGCCAACCATCCGGCGAACCAGGTCCAGCGCTCGACGCTCCTCTCGATCAAGACCGGCGGCTGCCCCGAGGATTGCGGCTATTGCAGCCAGTCGGTGTCTGCCGATACCGGGCTCAAGGCGACCAAGCTGATGGATCCGCGCGCGGTGCTGCAGGCGGCGGCGCAGGCCAAGGACCATGGCTCGACCCGCTTCTGCATGGGCGCCGCGTGGCGCAACCCCAAGGACCGCGACATGGGCGCCATCGTCGAGATGGTGAAGGGCGTCCGCGCGATGGGCATGGAAACCTGCATGACGCTGGGCATGCTCACCGATGCGCAGGCCAAGACGCTCGCCGATGCCGGGCTCGATTACTACAACCACAATATCGATACGTCGCCCGAGCGCTATGGCGAGGTGATCACCACCCGCAGCTTCGAGGAGCGGCTGGAGACGCTGGAGCATGTCCGCGAGGCGGGCATCAATGTGTGCTGCGGCGGCATCGTCGGCATGGGCGAGACGCGCGGTGATCGGGTGGGCTTCATCCATGCGCTCGCCACGCTTCCGGTGCATCCGGGCAGCGTGCCGGTCAACGCGCTGGTGCCGGTGAAGGGCACGGTGCTGGGCGACATGCTCGCCGACACGCCGCTCGCCAAGATCGACGATATCGAATTCGTCCGCACGGTTGCCGTTGCGCGCATCACCATGCCGCGCTCGATGGTCCGCCTCTCGGCCGGCCGCGAGAGCATGAGCGACGCGACCCAGGCGCTCTGCTTCCTGGCGGGCGCCAATTCGATCTTCACCGGCGACAAGCTGCTGACCGCAGGCAATGCCGGCGACGACAAGGACGCCGCGCTGTTCGCGCGCCTCGGCATCACGCCGATGGCCGCGGAGTGCAAGGTGGAGCGGGAGGCGGCGGAGTAA